A single window of Pseudoduganella plicata DNA harbors:
- the fliL gene encoding flagellar basal body-associated protein FliL, which produces MKADAKAEAAPAGGGSKKKLIMIIVAVLILAIGGGGGAYFMLKGQDDSAEHDDEPVKKKSKKKKKEAGPPVYVPVEAFTVNLQPEEGEQYLQLAFTLQVPDAEQSEGIKNNMPKVRSRILLLLSSKKASEINTPEGKQQLSKEILEQVNEPFEEHGDEQEVSEVLFTSFIIQ; this is translated from the coding sequence ATGAAGGCTGATGCGAAAGCCGAAGCGGCACCGGCCGGTGGCGGTTCCAAGAAAAAACTGATCATGATTATCGTGGCCGTGCTGATCCTCGCCATCGGCGGCGGCGGCGGTGCTTACTTCATGCTGAAGGGCCAGGACGACAGTGCCGAGCACGACGACGAGCCCGTCAAGAAGAAATCGAAGAAGAAAAAGAAGGAAGCCGGTCCGCCCGTGTACGTGCCGGTCGAGGCGTTCACCGTCAACCTGCAGCCGGAGGAAGGCGAACAGTACCTGCAGCTGGCGTTTACGCTGCAGGTGCCCGATGCCGAGCAATCCGAGGGCATCAAGAACAATATGCCAAAGGTGCGCAGCCGGATACTGCTCCTGCTATCCTCGAAGAAGGCGTCGGAAATCAATACACCCGAGGGCAAGCAGCAGCTCAGCAAGGAGATTCTCGAACAGGTCAACGAGCCGTTCGAGGAACATGGCGACGAGCAGGAAGTCTCGGAAGTATTATTTACCTCGTTTATCATCCAGTAA
- the fliM gene encoding flagellar motor switch protein FliM has translation MADNFLSQEEVDALLKGVNGDQDDVAAPEEVAGVRTYNLATQERIVRGRMPTLEIINERFARLLRVGLFNFLRRSAEVSVGSVRVSKYSEFIRNLVVPTNLNLVHMKPLRGTALMVFDPGLVFLLVDNLFGGDGRFHTRVEGRDFTATEQRIILRILDIVFEAYTKSWEPVFPVEFEYIRSEMNTQFANIATPNEVVVASTFTVELGSVSGQIHFCMPYSMIEPIRDALTSSLQGEALEVDKRWIRLMTQQIQIAEVELVARLGTAKVSFDEILNMRVGDVIPLNIPETIEATVDGVPVLDCTYGVLNGQYALKVEKLLANSDNLSK, from the coding sequence ATGGCCGATAATTTTCTCTCCCAGGAAGAAGTCGATGCCCTCCTGAAAGGCGTGAACGGCGATCAGGATGACGTCGCCGCGCCCGAGGAAGTCGCGGGAGTCAGAACCTACAACCTGGCAACCCAGGAGCGCATCGTGCGCGGCCGGATGCCCACGTTGGAAATTATCAACGAGCGTTTCGCCCGTCTGCTGCGCGTGGGTCTGTTCAACTTCCTGCGCCGCAGCGCGGAGGTGTCGGTCGGATCCGTCCGCGTGTCGAAGTACAGCGAGTTCATTCGTAACCTGGTCGTGCCGACCAACCTGAATCTCGTGCACATGAAGCCGCTGCGGGGCACGGCGCTGATGGTGTTCGATCCGGGCCTTGTGTTCCTGCTGGTGGACAACCTGTTCGGCGGCGACGGCCGCTTCCACACGCGCGTCGAGGGCCGCGACTTCACGGCCACCGAGCAGCGCATCATCCTGCGCATTCTCGATATCGTGTTCGAGGCGTACACGAAGTCATGGGAACCGGTGTTCCCCGTCGAATTCGAGTACATTCGTTCCGAAATGAACACGCAGTTCGCCAACATCGCCACGCCGAACGAGGTGGTGGTGGCGTCGACGTTCACGGTCGAGCTGGGTTCCGTGTCCGGGCAGATCCACTTCTGCATGCCGTACTCGATGATCGAACCGATCCGCGATGCGCTGACGTCGTCGCTGCAGGGCGAGGCACTGGAAGTGGACAAGCGCTGGATCCGCCTGATGACGCAGCAGATCCAGATCGCCGAAGTGGAACTGGTGGCACGGCTGGGCACGGCCAAGGTCAGCTTCGACGAGATCCTGAACATGCGGGTGGGCGACGTGATTCCGCTGAATATTCCGGAAACGATCGAGGCAACCGTGGATGGCGTACCAGTGCTGGACTGCACGTACGGCGTCCTGAACGGACAATACGCGCTGAAGGTGGAGAAACTCCTCGCCAACAGCGATAATCTCAGTAAATAA
- the fliN gene encoding flagellar motor switch protein FliN — MSDNQDDQTADDDLWGAAIAEQAKAEAEALQSQAATAAVFKDFSKTAPKTETHNDIDFILDIPVQLTVELGRTKIAIKNLLQLAQGSVVELDGLAGEPMDVLVNGCLIAQGEVVVVNDKFGIRLTDIITPSERIRKLNK; from the coding sequence ATGTCTGACAACCAAGACGATCAAACAGCCGACGACGATCTGTGGGGTGCCGCGATTGCCGAGCAGGCCAAGGCCGAAGCGGAAGCGCTGCAAAGCCAGGCCGCGACGGCCGCCGTGTTCAAGGATTTCTCCAAGACGGCCCCGAAGACGGAAACGCACAACGATATCGACTTCATCCTCGATATCCCCGTCCAGCTGACGGTCGAGCTGGGCCGCACCAAGATCGCCATCAAGAACCTGCTGCAGCTGGCGCAGGGCTCCGTGGTGGAACTCGATGGCCTGGCCGGCGAACCGATGGACGTGCTGGTGAACGGCTGCCTGATCGCCCAGGGCGAGGTGGTGGTCGTGAACGACAAATTCGGTATCCGCCTGACGGACATCATCACCCCTTCCGAACGCATCCGAAAACTGAATAAATGA
- the fliO gene encoding flagellar biosynthetic protein FliO produces MTYASCKALSTTLLAGILLTSSFVVSAQTSSTPVVTAPINRTVAPVKAGEPATVPVDPAIAGAPATAPVAETPDPAAPAQPRATTPEQQAALAGARPVTPTAMPAAPSAAGSLLQTVAALAAVLAIVMGLAWMLKRFGPKTVTGGSAVKLVGAMSVGTRERILVVEVGDQWIVVGASPGRMNALATMPRQEAAASMPGPHPNLPATNFSEWFKQTIEKRNGK; encoded by the coding sequence ATGACCTACGCGTCCTGCAAGGCGCTGTCGACGACGCTGCTGGCTGGCATTTTGCTGACCAGCAGCTTTGTCGTTTCTGCGCAGACCTCTTCCACGCCCGTCGTCACGGCGCCCATCAACCGTACCGTGGCGCCCGTCAAGGCAGGCGAACCGGCCACTGTGCCGGTCGACCCGGCCATTGCCGGCGCACCAGCCACCGCGCCCGTCGCCGAGACGCCGGACCCGGCCGCGCCGGCCCAGCCGCGCGCCACGACGCCGGAGCAGCAGGCCGCGCTGGCCGGCGCCCGGCCCGTCACGCCGACGGCCATGCCGGCCGCGCCGTCCGCTGCCGGCAGCCTGTTGCAGACCGTGGCCGCGCTGGCCGCCGTGCTGGCGATCGTCATGGGCCTGGCCTGGATGCTGAAACGCTTCGGGCCGAAGACCGTCACGGGCGGCTCGGCCGTCAAGCTGGTGGGCGCGATGTCGGTCGGCACGCGCGAGCGCATCCTGGTCGTGGAAGTGGGTGACCAGTGGATTGTCGTGGGCGCCTCCCCGGGGCGGATGAACGCGCTGGCGACGATGCCGCGCCAGGAAGCCGCGGCATCCATGCCGGGACCACATCCGAACCTGCCGGCCACGAATTTCTCCGAGTGGTTCAAACAGACGATCGAAAAGCGCAATGGCAAGTAA
- the fliP gene encoding flagellar type III secretion system pore protein FliP (The bacterial flagellar biogenesis protein FliP forms a type III secretion system (T3SS)-type pore required for flagellar assembly.) — protein sequence MASNSRNLYCAAALAAGLLALPLIAGAAPTIPAFTTSAAPGGGTQYGLTIQTLILMTSLTFLPAVLLMMTGFTRIVIVLGLLRQALGTQTAPPNQVMVGLALFLTFFVMGPTFDRIYTEAYQPLQANQITMQQAMERGSAPLKTFMLKQTRQADLALFVKISRSPALQGPEDVPLRILIPAFITSELKTAFQIGFAIFIPFLIIDMVVASVLMSMGMMMMSPAVISLPFKMMLFVLVDGWQLLLGSLSQSFY from the coding sequence ATGGCAAGTAATTCGAGGAATCTCTACTGCGCCGCTGCGCTGGCGGCCGGCCTGCTGGCGCTGCCGCTGATCGCGGGCGCCGCGCCGACGATCCCCGCGTTCACCACGAGCGCGGCGCCGGGCGGCGGCACGCAGTACGGCCTGACGATCCAGACGCTCATCCTGATGACGTCGCTGACGTTCCTGCCCGCGGTGCTGCTGATGATGACTGGCTTCACCCGCATCGTCATCGTGCTGGGGCTGCTGCGCCAGGCGCTGGGCACGCAGACGGCGCCGCCCAACCAGGTGATGGTCGGCCTGGCGCTGTTCCTGACGTTCTTCGTCATGGGCCCCACGTTCGACCGTATCTACACGGAAGCGTACCAGCCGCTGCAGGCCAACCAGATCACGATGCAGCAGGCGATGGAACGGGGCTCGGCGCCGTTGAAGACGTTCATGCTGAAGCAGACGCGCCAGGCCGACCTGGCGCTGTTTGTCAAGATCTCGCGCAGCCCCGCGCTGCAGGGTCCCGAAGACGTGCCGCTGCGCATCCTGATCCCGGCATTTATCACCAGTGAACTGAAGACGGCGTTCCAGATCGGCTTTGCCATCTTCATCCCGTTCCTGATCATCGACATGGTGGTCGCCTCGGTGCTGATGTCGATGGGTATGATGATGATGTCGCCGGCCGTCATCTCGCTGCCGTTCAAGATGATGCTGTTCGTGCTGGTCGACGGCTGGCAACTGCTGCTGGGCTCGCTGTCCCAGAGTTTCTACTAG